Sequence from the Vanacampus margaritifer isolate UIUO_Vmar chromosome 18, RoL_Vmar_1.0, whole genome shotgun sequence genome:
GACACACTtgttgaaatgaaaagaaattaGACCAATCAAGTCAATAAACCCACCTTTAATGGGACTAATAACCcgtttaataaaagtgaaaaaactaaattttctaagggaaaaaataaattcaaaatatagTTGCATAAATATACATACCCTCAATCTAACACATTTGGTTGTATTACAGACattcttggtttgtttttctttgtaaagATCTTGCCATCCTACCGCATATtccaaacatacagtataaagaggacatgagattgttgtcacatgcACTAAACAGCCAAaacttgccagaaattcctgcagGTCCTTCAAAAAACAGTTGGCCTCTTGACCAGTTTTCttgctcatcttttttttttttatcaattctGGATGTCCATTTTTGCGGAATGTTTCGATGGGTAAAATTTTGGCTAgccacacaaagcaaaaaatatctatatttttttttacaaagttgacaaacattaaaaaaaaaaatctctagtCTAATAAAACAAAGCTGTATAGATGCTATACGCCATGTTTGGAGGTTCACCTGGTCAATACTATCTTTACCAGaaatggcaaatccaggtccagaaagtaaaaaccttgccacagtttagctttagcctcaggtgctagctagctagcgagctccctaacGACGTCGCCGGGTGCTAGCTTGcaagcacaaggggctaaaggcaaactgtggcaaggtttttactttctggacctggatttgccacctctgatcttTACAGTGAAGCATTTGCGGCGGCCGCATCATTCTGCGCCTGCGGGGGATGTTCGTCAGCAGCAGAAGACCGGTCAGGAATCGGATCGAGTGACAAAGGAATGCATCCTCGATGAACATCTGCTCCAGAGCGCTTTTGACCTCGGGCTGGGGGCGACGGTtcgtctttcatcaggacaaaGACCTTCAGCACACAGCCAAGATATCAAATGACTGTCTTGGATTTCTTGTCGTGGGCTGTGGCTGACAACAACGCTGACTTGTTACAATGCACTAACCTCAACTGGCACTCCAGTAACTGAATTTCCAGGTCGGCTTTTCTAATCTGTCGATCCAATAAAATCATTTCTTTGTCTGTTTTAGCAATCTTTTTAAGGAGGTGGACATTATTTAAATCCGTAACTGCTGGCtggaaaatacaaatatggcgTTTCAGTTCTACAGTTCCACatgcagaattattattattattattttttttatatctcacCGTGTGAGGCTGTGTTGTGATAGCTGAAGCGCCTTCTACTGGTTTCTGGCCAGTGACGTTCTGTTAGAAAAGACAAGAATGTGCAAGTTGTTGCTTTAGCCCAGTGGTTCTCAATTTTTTAACACCAAatacaacccaaaaaaaaaaaaacagtcgtgaatgtaacagaacattacTTGTACTTCTGCAGGCCTCTCTGGTTCGCTCTCTTCACTAGCAAACAGGATTTCCTCATCCTTCTGTGATCAGAAGACAATTGTGTCgttatactttttaaaataggATATAAGTATTGTGAACTTACAACTATTATAGTGGGCTCTGTGGCAGTGGCAGAAAGGTCCTGATCTCCAACTGTTGAGGGGAGTTGGTACGAGAATACCGGTAGATAGACGCCCGAGGTAACCGACTCCGCCGAGCTTCCGGCAGAGATGGCTTCAGCCGCTGGCATGCCTTGAACCTGGCTCAAAACCAGCTCCTCGGCCACAGTCAAAGTCGATGACGGTAAAGCACCTTGATAAAGTTTACGGGCCTTTGCCTTCTTTCTGTTGGCTGAGAAGAATTCAAATGTTCATCTTTTTGTCATAAAGAAACCATTTCGGGAGTCGTCAAATTTGGAAACTTTCCATCGGGATGAATAGGAATTAATTGGTGggaatttatgaaaaaaaaaaatcaggtacTGAAGGTTCTCTTATAGGGGATGTACTATAAATAATTAGAGAAAATATACAGTCATGCCTAGAGATACGAATGTCTCTTTGACAATTCTTATGCCTTGACTTGGGAGCAAAAACTTAACTCAATTTATAACAAAAAGCAGTGTGGCAGTTTGAATTAGTGAGAATTTGTTATTTCCAGTTGAAGTTCACTGTCTAACAAAACATAAAGACAACCACTTAGCTTATAGCCttaaagtccactagcttaatgctaatgctaacacataaagaagaagaaaaaagacaccATATAAGTGCTGACAGTATCATCTATGTGGCAGTTGTCACGTCTCTAGCGCAGCGCATAACTGAATGTCTGCATTATGCTGCCCCCTTATGGCCAAGGTGAGGACAGCGGAAGGAGCAGCATAATGACCATTGAGTGAAGCATAAAgtgtgaaacaaaacaaaaactttatttctttatgttctatttatttatgtcattactgtatgctttcgtaaagtacatttttttagagtgttatTTTTGCTCATCAAAATACACATTAAATTCGTTTTTTTGGGGGCGAAGACTGGAACGGTATTTCTGGTTGGGGTAAGGGTGcaatttctaaaaatattttgaatgggTTGGGTAGGGCAGTTGATTACCGGTAATATTTAACTCaacaatcatgtttttttgacagacaaattccttgtgttttcattttaacatACTTTGCCAAACGCCAATAAAGGTGGTTCTAAAATTGactacataaataaaacatgttgaaTGAAGACGTGGTGaatcattgaatgaatatatGCTTTGTTAATAAAGTTAAAGTGAAGTCCAGGCAAGGCCGAACAAAATACGTCTTACCTGTCTGaactatgtttttatattttgtttttaactgctGCCAAGTCCGTTTCTCCGTCACTTGATTGCACTGACTGGAAAGAAAAATCAGATGTTATTCAACTGCCTTTTAGATTACAAGCGTGGTTAAATGTTAAACTGGGGAGTAAAATCGTGGATTTTCAcgaacatttgtatttgtttcctaCAAATTATGTATCTTTACTCTAATCTATGTCAACAATGTATGGCGATAAGCAAGAACAATTCAacgctcttccactagatggcataaagtacaattaattcacctgaaaatCTTTGATAAGTGAAGTCTTCGTGTTGTCATTCAACATAATAACtgtgtttgattaaaaatggaCATATTTTAAACCCCATGtaaatttcaaaattaaaacctTACCTATTCACTTTTGCCGCAATTTGCTGCCACGCTGCTATTCGCTCCTTTGATGCCACTGCAGTGTTGCCTTTTTTACGGAATATTTTTTCATGCTCTTTATACGCTTGTAACAGCACCTGCAATTCCATAGTGGAAAAGTAACTGGACCTTCTTTTATGGGTTGTCATGGTGAGTAGTGATAGCAGGGCATCGATACTCGAAGTTTCGGTTTAGACTTTTGACTCTAGGTTTATTGAACCTCCTTTGTGGATTGGATTACTTGTGTTGCCCAAAACAAGGTGCTGCGAAACATGTACCGACAAGGAACTAATGGCATTTGGAATGCTACATTTTAGCTATGCTATACACCCACCTACTGTGCGTTATTGTtgcattttaaagcaaaaaaacccCACATGTATCCATTCATATgtttagaataaaaaatattggtggTGTTGCATGTTTACTAAGGTCTTTAACTACTAAGTCTGAAAATACTTATTTGAGGTTGTTTCGTCCGGAAATATATAATTGACGGACTGTCTGGGCCAAAATAGCAACATGAAAATAACTGGCATTATAtgagtatgtaaaaaaaataatcaccacgtaaaaaaacaaacaaacgtaaaaTTAATATGGTTATTGTGAGCGTCCACATAAGTGGTTGCAACGCGCTTTAGTAAGAAAACATTTACGTCCTTATTTGTTTCACCCGGAGGTATATGATTGAAGCACTATATGTGCCGTCCTCTGCCAATGTTGTTACCCCTCTtcgatattttattttaaattcctCTGATCGAATTGTTTTGCATTGTCTTTCCTTTCGGGTTTTAGTCtcaaaatagataaaaaatgaCAGCCAGGGGGACGCCGAGTCGCTTCCTGAAAAGCGTACTCCAAAACGGCGTGGGTCGTTACGTGTGTCAACTTAAGCGGATCTCCATCATCTTCTCTAAAAAGGGCAACAGCTCGCTAGGTGTCAGGTAAGAAAAACATGACATACAACATTTTACATGATCGTAATAACACCAgttttcaaacagggatttTATTGAAGATGGAGTGGTGGATTACGCCAAAAAGAACCCTGGTACCGTCGTGTACGTGTCCCCCAATTCGTGCAACAAACCCAAAATAGTGGCAGAATACTGTGAGTAGTCctgcttattatttttttaaacatttttttaacatatatatatatatatatatatatatatatatatatatatatatatatatagcctaaAAGTAAAAGtcgcaataaaaataatactcatacgagcaataaaaacaatactCATACGAACATTAAAAAAGTACATTGGTTCAAGTAACGAAgtacagtatttgtactttgctgCTCCCCTCCACTCCGCTACTTCAATTAAGTTACTTAGCTGTTAAAATCAATCAGCATAATCATTCGTTGTTGTTACTCCTGCATCACGAAGGGGGCGCCCGCACACCTGTTTCTCTTTCCGTAAGAAGTGACaggctatatattttttcaaaattaaataaatattaagcCAGTTAAATCGcataaattaattgaaataagatgcaattaattcattaattatatTGCAAAGAGTAAAGTGAACATCAAACTGTATATGTTGTgggaagtattttattttgaaatggcttggtcagaaccaacaaaaagccaaaaaatggtcacaataacgcctagggttAATGGATTGCATGGGCTAATTTATTATTTCTGGCTGAGTGTCGTTTAATTTTAACGTTATTCGGCCCCGCAGTGAACGGCAAAGTGAGGGAAGAGATTGTGGCGAGCAAAACGTCCTCTCAGGTTTCGGAGGTTCTCGCCATGCTGACCAACCAATCGGGGCTGGACGTGATCCGCATCCGCAAGCCTTTCCACACGGATAACCCCAGCATCCAGGGTTTGTGGCATCCTTTTACCAACCGTCCCCTCGTCCCTCGGACTGAtgacaaaatgtgactttttggaattgcttctattaaaaaaactttttgtgtacagtacagtattaacCGCCTGTGATTGCTTGGATGTCCTTCTgtgttgcatatttgtttgcgatgaaaatatttgttgtgCAAACACCGGCAGTTCAATGTCAAGAGTGTTTGAACAGCTTGTCAGAGTGAAGGCCTGAGCCTGAAAATATTTTCCCCAGCCAGgacttttatttgtttgattCGTGCAATGTTTTAGCAGAAAAATTTCAACTCTTTACGCTTAGCAATAGCCAATGAGATCCGATAGAATAGAATTAAAATAACATTGGATTGACAGTATCAGAGAggtaaattattcatttaacaaaatgctaaatatccAATTCCTCCATGGCGTCtataaatatgatttatttttattgaaatggCGTCACTGGGTCTTCATCGCACAGCTTGAGCCACACTGTTGGACCATATGGCATGGCTCAAAATAAAGATGTTGTTGCTAAGTTACACCGCTGCGCTCTGTCGTTCACACTCAACGGAGCCTCGCGGGGTCCCAATTCCAGCAGCGGAATTGGATTGTGGCCCTCCAGCTAATTTAAGCGGACAGAAGTATTTGCCCGTTGCAGTATAGGAAGTGAAATCATCACCGCCAACCTTGTCCTGGAAAAAGCAAAATGCTTCAAATGTAGTTTTCAGTTTCACATGACgtgcaaaaatatgtttttctggTTTGCTATAGTTTGTGCAATGTAATGTTCTTGTTGTGTAATTATTGCCATTTATGTGATAACACATGGAGAGGGAattgggaaataaaaaaaatacacacacacattctcacccacatacaaaataaaaaaaataaaataaaaagagcgcaatgatgatgacatgtcaaatcggtaaaattacagaatgaacaatactgagctctccagaaaaaaataaaaataataataataaaaaggaaattaaaaaatatatatatttatatactttaCACACTTTATTGTAGTTACAGCAGTAGAGTtgaatttagtttattttaagtTAAATAAATGCTATATAATATCGGTAATAATAGTTAATGagaattacttttaaaaattagTACATACATTAGCTTAGTAATATATGATTTGGATGTGGTGACTAAAAtgtgtataataaatgtaaaaacataaatgaaGTGTGAGAAACCTGTGACAaccagattaaaaaaacaacagaaaatagAAAACACTATTCAATGTTTAttgttaagagaaaaaaaatcaagagttTGGATTTGGGTTCAAATGtagaaaaccaaaataaaaccaaacaaacagaatcaCCACTGGGTTCTCAACAAATAACTTTATGGGTAAAATCTCGAGTTAGTGCCACCGTGTTTGAGTTTGTAGTAGACAAGATGTTTTGCGACGGGACGGTGGACAGAAACGATCCTGAGAAAACGTTATGGACTGATTAGTAAAATAGTTTGGAGAAGCTTCCAGCATCTCAAACATCAAGATGGCCTCCCAGAAGTCCTGTCATTCATATCAACAGTGAGGTATTTCCTTTTCTTTAGTTTCAAACTTCAGGAATAAAAAGAAGACATAAGCAGACAGGCCTGCAGTTGTGGTATTCAAGCTTTTTCTATTCTCACAAACATCCGattaacaattttaattaaattttttttccaaatgagtacttttcttccattattaactcattcgctgccattgacggctaaagacgtcaaaaattaattttaactatt
This genomic interval carries:
- the LOC144038792 gene encoding uncharacterized protein LOC144038792 isoform X2; the protein is MTTHKRRSSYFSTMELQVLLQAYKEHEKIFRKKGNTAVASKERIAAWQQIAAKVNSQCNQVTEKRTWQQLKTKYKNIVQTANRKKAKARKLYQGALPSSTLTVAEELVLSQVQGMPAAEAISAGSSAESVTSGVYLPVFSYQLPSTVGDQDLSATATEPTIIVKDEEILFASEESEPERPAEVQNVTGQKPVEGASAITTQPHTPAVTDLNNVHLLKKIAKTDKEMILLDRQIRKADLEIQLLECQLRSLS
- the LOC144038792 gene encoding uncharacterized protein LOC144038792 isoform X1, yielding MTTHKRRSSYFSTMELQVLLQAYKEHEKIFRKKGNTAVASKERIAAWQQIAAKVNSQCNQVTEKRTWQQLKTKYKNIVQTANRKKAKARKLYQGALPSSTLTVAEELVLSQVQGMPAAEAISAGSSAESVTSGVYLPVFSYQLPSTVGDQDLSATATEPTIIVKDEEILFASEESEPERPAEVQNVTGQKPVEGASAITTQPHTPAVTDLNNVHLLKKIAKTDKEMILLDRQIRKADLEIQLLECQLRLVHCNKSALLSATAHDKKSKTVI
- the mrpl43 gene encoding large ribosomal subunit protein mL43; this translates as MTARGTPSRFLKSVLQNGVGRYVCQLKRISIIFSKKGNSSLGVRDFIEDGVVDYAKKNPGTVVYVSPNSCNKPKIVAEYLNGKVREEIVASKTSSQVSEVLAMLTNQSGLDVIRIRKPFHTDNPSIQGLWHPFTNRPLVPRTDDKM